In a genomic window of Pelotomaculum thermopropionicum SI:
- the SbcD gene encoding DNA repair exonuclease gives MRLIYFTDTHIQSGRPKNRSDNFLEALFEKFSEIIRLCRDLKVEFIIHGGDIFDNPRPDQSSLDLFNWFLKELALPFYCVAGNHDLIDQRLDSLESTALGRLSSGRAIRLLQPGEKIYIANNSCVVQLSGQHFYGGIDRRKNLEDYIVKKNKCDLAIHVIHGMLLPKPFSDKVPCTLISEVAATEADFTLGAHAHLGYHETSGGKFFLNPGALARLTGLRKEVVRRPQVIFLDFTSGARYSFIPLNSARPGSEVMDIKVFEDSE, from the coding sequence ATGCGCCTGATTTATTTTACCGATACGCATATTCAGAGTGGCAGGCCTAAAAACCGCAGCGATAACTTTTTGGAGGCTCTGTTTGAAAAGTTTTCTGAAATTATTCGTTTATGCCGGGATTTGAAGGTTGAGTTTATTATACACGGAGGGGATATTTTCGATAACCCCCGTCCCGATCAGAGTTCGCTTGATTTATTCAACTGGTTTTTAAAAGAGCTGGCGTTGCCTTTTTACTGCGTTGCAGGCAACCACGACCTAATCGATCAGCGCCTGGACAGCCTTGAAAGCACGGCTCTGGGCAGGTTGTCCAGCGGGCGGGCAATAAGGCTGCTACAGCCTGGCGAGAAAATATACATTGCCAACAACAGCTGCGTCGTTCAATTAAGCGGCCAGCACTTTTACGGCGGTATTGACCGGAGGAAAAACCTGGAAGACTATATTGTGAAGAAGAACAAGTGTGACCTGGCCATTCACGTCATTCATGGGATGCTTTTACCAAAGCCGTTTTCAGATAAGGTACCCTGCACTTTGATTTCCGAAGTAGCCGCCACGGAGGCCGACTTTACGCTGGGTGCCCACGCTCATCTGGGCTACCACGAGACTAGCGGCGGAAAGTTTTTCTTAAACCCGGGCGCCCTGGCACGGCTAACCGGGCTGAGAAAGGAAGTTGTACGCAGGCCGCAGGTTATTTTTCTGGATTTTACGTCCGGTGCCAGATACAGTTTTATCCCCCTTAATTCCGCCCGGCCCGGCAGCGAGGTGATGGACATTAAAGTTTTTGAAGATTCCGAATAA
- a CDS encoding predicted thioesterase, with amino-acid sequence MARELSFGLEGEARTTVDENNTAIAHGSGSSRVFATPAMIGLMEKAALSSVDPLLEAGLTTVGIRVDVKHKAATPVGMEVVAKSRLVEVDGKRLVFEVSAWDEAGLIGTGIHERFIVKHESFIKKAEARLKE; translated from the coding sequence GTGGCTAGGGAACTGAGTTTTGGCCTGGAAGGAGAGGCGCGGACAACAGTGGATGAGAACAACACCGCCATTGCCCACGGCAGCGGCTCGTCGCGGGTTTTTGCCACGCCGGCCATGATCGGCCTGATGGAGAAGGCCGCCCTGTCTTCGGTGGACCCGCTGCTGGAGGCTGGTCTTACCACCGTTGGAATCAGAGTGGATGTAAAACATAAAGCCGCTACTCCGGTTGGCATGGAGGTGGTAGCAAAATCGCGCTTGGTGGAAGTGGACGGCAAGAGGCTGGTATTCGAGGTTAGCGCCTGGGATGAAGCAGGCCTGATTGGTACGGGGATTCATGAACGTTTCATTGTGAAGCATGAAAGCTTTATCAAAAAGGCTGAGGCCAGATTGAAGGAGTAA
- a CDS encoding hypothetical membrane protein — protein MSTNFFFAFESSEMILITLLFLGLFGRSNLVVSSSCILLCLKYFKLDQLVFPVLESRGLELGLVLLMLHILSPVATEKLTIKDLHSVTSLKGLFALAAGTLATKLNGDGLALMNARPEIIFGLTVGTVLGILFLRGTPCGPVMAAAVTAVFLQIASLFS, from the coding sequence TTGTCAACCAATTTCTTTTTCGCCTTTGAGTCCTCCGAAATGATTTTAATTACCCTTCTCTTCCTGGGCCTTTTCGGACGGTCAAACCTGGTTGTGTCCTCCTCCTGCATTTTATTATGCCTGAAGTATTTTAAATTGGATCAGCTGGTTTTTCCGGTACTGGAAAGCCGCGGCCTGGAATTGGGGCTCGTGCTGCTGATGCTGCACATCCTGTCCCCCGTTGCTACTGAAAAGCTTACAATAAAAGATCTGCATTCGGTGACCTCCCTGAAAGGCCTCTTTGCCCTTGCTGCGGGAACTCTGGCCACCAAGTTGAACGGTGACGGGCTCGCCTTAATGAACGCCAGGCCGGAGATAATATTCGGCCTTACCGTTGGAACGGTGCTGGGCATTCTCTTTTTGCGCGGCACACCCTGCGGCCCGGTCATGGCCGCCGCGGTAACGGCGGTATTCCTGCAAATAGCCAGTTTATTCAGTTAA
- the OmpR gene encoding response regulator (consisting of a CheY-like receiver domain and a winged-helix DNA-binding domain), producing the protein MPLILAVDDEANILELLKFNLSKEGFQVISATNGPDAVKIAREKKPDLIILDVMLPEMDGYDVLQKLKADRETAVTPVIILSAKTEEVDKVLGLELGADDYITKPFSPREVVARVKARLRRKSAPPAKQEARKEIRIGSLVIRPEKYEAVLDGKKLELTPKEFELLHLLADNPGRVFTRDILLEKIWGYDHARETRTVDVHIRYLRQKIEKDPAKPKYIETVRSVGYRFRDTS; encoded by the coding sequence ATGCCTCTAATCCTGGCCGTAGATGACGAGGCTAATATTTTGGAGCTCCTGAAATTTAACCTCTCAAAAGAAGGCTTCCAGGTAATCAGCGCTACCAACGGCCCCGATGCGGTAAAAATCGCCCGTGAAAAAAAACCTGACCTGATTATCCTGGACGTTATGCTTCCAGAAATGGATGGTTACGACGTGCTGCAAAAACTAAAGGCAGACCGGGAAACCGCCGTCACCCCGGTGATCATATTGAGCGCCAAGACTGAAGAGGTGGACAAGGTGCTCGGGCTTGAACTGGGCGCGGACGACTACATAACCAAACCGTTTTCCCCCAGGGAAGTCGTGGCCAGAGTAAAGGCACGCCTGCGCCGCAAGTCCGCGCCTCCCGCAAAGCAGGAAGCAAGGAAGGAAATCAGAATAGGCAGCCTGGTAATCAGGCCCGAGAAATACGAGGCCGTACTTGACGGGAAAAAACTGGAGCTCACCCCGAAAGAATTCGAGTTGCTTCACCTGCTGGCGGACAATCCCGGCCGTGTTTTTACCAGGGACATCCTCCTGGAAAAGATCTGGGGCTACGACCACGCTCGGGAAACACGCACCGTGGACGTACACATCAGGTATTTGCGCCAAAAAATTGAAAAAGACCCCGCCAAACCGAAATACATCGAAACAGTGCGTAGCGTGGGCTACCGTTTTCGCGACACAAGTTAA
- a CDS encoding hypothetical membrane protein: MLVRPYGVFAGGDIFLGGLNAVQFYGLNAAVEVGQGQVADCPGGFFNDLADRSGRVFFNACRLFGTTQGVLFKSRSRARCLGPVYQDDFLIRAAHIFPVGYFAGKDVHQLLPGKVVDVDSRVNDSGHADDADLVVDQLGSVDAVFFFSKYVGVADIRRPLGDLGQTGAAAPALHNDFYVGVLCHELVCCLFNQRLHGSGAHCGDVAGQLWPVAGCALPVPAAAAGQRRQSGQAQNGKHYPFCFFHQAFSPFAVFYLSQAAARLPRILTCVAKTVAHATHCFDVFRFGGVFFNFLAQIPDVYVHGACFPSVVVAPDLFQEDVPGKNTAGIVRQQVKQLEFFRGELQFFPVKYGLVFLGPDYQAAYSDFLPCFLLCGRRGLAAQACLYSGHDFPGGKRFGYVVVRAQFKPEHLVHLFSLGAQYDHRGDGGFPVCL; the protein is encoded by the coding sequence GTGCTGGTACGCCCATACGGGGTATTTGCCGGAGGTGATATTTTCCTTGGAGGGCTCAACGCCGTCCAGTTTTATGGCCTTAACGCTGCCGTCGAGGTAGGACAGGGCCAGGTAGCCGATTGCCCCGGGGGTTTCTTTAACGATCTTGCGGACCGTTCCGGAAGAGTCTTCTTCAATGCCTGCCGCCTCTTCGGCACCACCCAGGGCGTACTTTTTAAAAGTCGCTCGCGTGCCAGATGCCTTGGGCCGGTTTACCAGGACGACTTTTTGATCAGGGCCGCCCACATCTTTCCAGTTGGTTATTTTGCCGGTAAAGATGTCCACCAACTGCTGCCTGGTAAGGTTGTCGATGTTGACAGCCGGGTTAACGACAGCGGCCATGCCGACGACGCAGATCTGGTGGTCGACCAGTTGGGAAGCGTCGATGCCGTCTTTTTCTTCAGCAAATATGTCGGAGTTGCCGATATCCGCCGCCCCCTGGGCGACCTGGGTCAGACCGGTGCCGCTGCCCCCGCCCTGCACAACGATTTTTACGTTGGGGTGCTTTGCCATGAATTGGTTTGCTGCCTGTTCAACCAGCGGCTGCATGGCAGTGGAGCCCACTGCGGTGATGTTGCCGGACAATTGTGGCCGGTTGCCGGCTGTGCCCTGCCTGTCCCTGCCGCCGCAGCCGGCCAGCGCCGCCAAAGCGGCCAGGCACAGAACGGCAAGCACTATCCATTTTGTTTTTTTCATCAAGCTTTTTCCCCCTTCGCTGTTTTTTATTTATCTCAAGCGGCAGCCCGCCTGCCGCGTATTTTAACTTGTGTCGCGAAAACGGTAGCCCACGCTACGCACTGTTTCGATGTATTTCGGTTTGGCGGGGTCTTTTTCAATTTTTTGGCGCAAATACCTGATGTGTACGTCCACGGTGCGTGTTTCCCGAGCGTGGTCGTAGCCCCAGATCTTTTCCAGGAGGATGTCCCTGGTAAAAACACGGCCGGGATTGTCCGCCAGCAGGTGAAGCAACTCGAATTCTTTCGGGGTGAGCTCCAGTTTTTTCCCGTCAAGTACGGCCTCGTATTTCTCGGGCCTGATTACCAGGCTGCCTATTCTGATTTCCTTCCTTGCTTCCTGCTTTGCGGGAGGCGCGGACTTGCGGCGCAGGCGTGCCTTTACTCTGGCCACGACTTCCCTGGGGGAAAACGGTTTGGTTATGTAGTCGTCCGCGCCCAGTTCAAGCCCGAGCACCTTGTCCACCTCTTCAGTCTTGGCGCTCAATATGATCACCGGGGTGACGGCGGTTTCCCGGTCTGCCTTTAG
- the PstS gene encoding ABC-type phosphate transport system, permease component, which yields MKKTKWIVLAVLCLAALAALAGCGGRDRQGTAGNRPQLSGNITAVGSTAMQPLVEQAANQFMAKHPNVKIVVQGGGSGTGLTQVAQGAADIGNSDIFAEEKDGIDASQLVDHQICVVGMAAVVNPAVNIDNLTRQQLVDIFTGKITNWKDVGGPDQKVVLVNRPKASGTRATFKKYALGGAEEAAGIEEDSSGTVRKIVKETPGAIGYLALSYLDGSVKAIKLDGVEPSKENITSGKYPVWAYQHSYTKGKPSGALEAFLNYIMTDEVQKSIIPQLGYIPVTEMKVVRDASGNVKSK from the coding sequence ATGAAAAAAACAAAATGGATAGTGCTTGCCGTTCTGTGCCTGGCCGCTTTGGCGGCGCTGGCCGGCTGCGGCGGCAGGGACAGGCAGGGCACAGCCGGCAACCGGCCACAATTGTCCGGCAACATCACCGCAGTGGGCTCCACTGCCATGCAGCCGCTGGTTGAACAGGCAGCAAACCAATTCATGGCAAAGCACCCCAACGTAAAAATCGTTGTGCAGGGCGGGGGCAGCGGCACCGGTCTGACCCAGGTCGCCCAGGGGGCGGCGGATATCGGCAACTCCGACATATTTGCTGAAGAAAAAGACGGCATCGACGCTTCCCAACTGGTCGACCACCAGATCTGCGTCGTCGGCATGGCCGCTGTCGTTAACCCGGCTGTCAACATCGACAACCTTACCAGGCAGCAGTTGGTGGACATCTTTACCGGCAAAATAACCAACTGGAAAGATGTGGGCGGCCCTGATCAAAAAGTCGTCCTGGTAAACCGGCCCAAGGCATCTGGCACGCGAGCGACTTTTAAAAAGTACGCCCTGGGTGGTGCCGAAGAGGCGGCAGGCATTGAAGAAGACTCTTCCGGAACGGTCCGCAAGATCGTTAAAGAAACCCCCGGGGCAATCGGCTACCTGGCCCTGTCCTACCTCGACGGCAGCGTTAAGGCCATAAAACTGGACGGCGTTGAGCCCTCCAAGGAAAATATCACCTCCGGCAAATACCCCGTATGGGCGTACCAGCACAGTTACACCAAAGGTAAACCTTCCGGCGCACTGGAAGCGTTCTTAAACTACATCATGACAGATGAAGTACAAAAGTCCATTATTCCTCAACTGGGCTACATACCTGTTACTGAAATGAAAGTAGTGAGGGACGCAAGTGGAAACGTCAAAAGTAAATAA
- the PstC gene encoding ABC-type phosphate transport system, permease component: MKKDLACMIFKLSGSELLGRVLTTGAAALAIISTVTIIAFISVKGLSTFIDNGISLKEFLLSSHWYPDRPLEEGGPQVGILAFVFGSVVVSTLAVILSAPLSIACAVFMVEIAPNWGQRLLRPAIEVLAGIPSVVYGYIGLSLLVPFIRENIGGLGFSVLAGFLVLSLMIIPTIVGISADSLKALPREWKEAAYALGSTRWQAIRLVLLPAARSGLITGIVLGLARAFGEALAVQMVIGNTRKIPASILDPVTTLTSAITMDMGNTPMGSLWNNALWSMGLLLLAISCFFIIIIRFVANKGGIAQ, from the coding sequence ATGAAAAAAGACCTTGCTTGCATGATATTCAAATTAAGCGGCAGCGAATTGCTTGGCAGGGTTCTCACTACCGGAGCCGCAGCCCTCGCAATAATTTCCACCGTTACAATCATAGCTTTTATATCTGTTAAAGGCCTTTCGACTTTTATTGACAACGGTATAAGTTTGAAAGAATTTCTGCTTTCCTCTCACTGGTATCCCGACCGCCCTTTGGAAGAAGGCGGGCCCCAGGTAGGCATACTGGCATTTGTCTTTGGCTCTGTTGTTGTCTCAACGCTGGCCGTTATTTTAAGCGCGCCTTTGAGCATTGCCTGTGCAGTATTTATGGTGGAAATCGCGCCAAACTGGGGGCAGCGCCTGCTGCGGCCGGCAATTGAGGTCCTGGCGGGAATCCCTTCCGTTGTCTACGGTTATATCGGCCTGAGCCTGCTTGTTCCTTTTATAAGGGAGAACATAGGCGGGCTGGGCTTCAGCGTCCTGGCCGGCTTTCTCGTCCTTTCACTAATGATTATCCCCACCATCGTCGGCATATCGGCCGACAGCCTGAAGGCCTTGCCGCGGGAATGGAAAGAGGCGGCGTACGCCCTGGGTTCCACCCGGTGGCAGGCGATCCGGCTGGTGCTCCTGCCGGCGGCACGTTCGGGGCTGATAACGGGAATTGTCCTGGGCCTGGCCAGGGCTTTCGGGGAAGCCCTGGCCGTCCAGATGGTGATCGGCAATACAAGAAAAATTCCCGCTTCCATTCTAGACCCGGTAACGACATTAACCAGCGCAATCACCATGGACATGGGCAACACGCCTATGGGTTCCCTCTGGAACAACGCCCTCTGGTCAATGGGCTTGCTGCTCCTGGCGATATCCTGCTTTTTTATCATAATCATCCGTTTTGTCGCAAATAAAGGAGGGATTGCCCAATGA
- the PstA gene encoding ABC-type phosphate transport system, permease component encodes MKPRLADRIATISFWACALLVIAILVSLAGYILYHGGKSISWNFLTSPPQVIRAGGGIGPQIFNSFYLLVLSMAFTLPVGLLGGVYLAEYARKSSWTDLVRLSIETLNSLPSIIVGLFGLLVFVNLTGWGYSLMSGALALTVINLPLIVRIMEESVRSVPAGLREASLALGANKWQTVCRVVLPSAFPGLVSGAITTSGRVFGEAAALMFTAGMSSPALDFSQWNILHPASPLNPFRPAETLAVHIWKINTEGLIPDLRRVADGSAAVLILVVLGFNLAARWLGRKIHRRMTAE; translated from the coding sequence ATGAAACCCCGCCTTGCCGACAGGATAGCTACTATTTCATTTTGGGCCTGCGCGCTGTTAGTTATAGCCATTCTGGTTTCCCTAGCAGGGTATATCCTTTACCACGGGGGAAAGTCAATCAGTTGGAATTTTTTGACCAGCCCTCCCCAGGTAATCAGGGCGGGCGGCGGCATCGGACCGCAGATCTTCAACTCTTTTTACCTGCTTGTACTGTCCATGGCTTTCACGCTGCCAGTAGGGCTGCTAGGCGGGGTTTACCTTGCCGAATACGCAAGAAAAAGCAGCTGGACAGACTTGGTAAGGCTTTCCATCGAAACCTTAAACTCGCTGCCCTCTATTATAGTCGGCCTGTTCGGCCTCCTGGTTTTCGTAAATTTAACCGGATGGGGTTACTCCCTCATGTCCGGCGCCCTGGCCTTAACAGTGATCAATCTCCCTCTCATTGTGCGTATTATGGAAGAGTCCGTCCGCAGCGTGCCGGCCGGCCTGCGCGAGGCGAGCCTGGCCCTTGGCGCTAACAAGTGGCAGACCGTCTGCAGGGTAGTATTGCCTTCAGCTTTCCCCGGTCTGGTCAGCGGCGCCATCACTACTTCCGGCCGGGTCTTCGGCGAGGCTGCAGCGCTCATGTTTACTGCCGGAATGTCAAGCCCGGCCCTGGACTTCAGCCAGTGGAACATTCTCCATCCTGCTTCACCCTTAAACCCCTTCCGGCCGGCAGAGACCCTGGCCGTGCACATATGGAAGATCAATACGGAAGGCCTGATCCCCGACCTGAGAAGAGTTGCGGACGGTTCCGCAGCAGTGCTGATCCTGGTGGTGCTCGGCTTTAACCTGGCTGCGCGCTGGCTAGGCAGGAAGATCCACCGCCGCATGACTGCTGAATAG
- the PhoU gene encoding phosphate uptake regulator, which yields MQNTILDNELEELKFEIIRMGALIEKAIYDSTKSLINGQVDLAQQVIAEDDKIDRLNVDVQDKCLRLLALRQPLAVDLRTVQGDLQIATDLERMGDCAEKIAKSTVRLAGKRTITELSCLSQMTEKVREMVASVINAYTTADIETARVIVKMEDEIDGLYRQCFDRLVEIIKKEPGKAEMAIQLLFAGHCLERIADHATNIGESILYMVTGRRTDLND from the coding sequence ATGCAAAACACCATCCTGGACAACGAGCTGGAAGAGCTGAAATTTGAAATAATCCGCATGGGCGCACTGATTGAAAAGGCTATTTACGATTCAACCAAGTCCCTTATAAACGGCCAGGTTGACCTGGCCCAGCAGGTCATTGCGGAAGATGACAAGATCGACAGGCTCAACGTTGACGTGCAGGACAAGTGTCTCAGGCTTTTGGCGCTTCGCCAGCCCCTGGCGGTTGATTTAAGAACCGTCCAGGGCGACTTGCAGATAGCTACCGACCTTGAGCGGATGGGAGACTGCGCGGAAAAAATCGCCAAGTCAACAGTTCGCCTGGCTGGGAAAAGGACCATTACAGAGCTTTCCTGCCTGTCCCAGATGACTGAAAAGGTGCGTGAAATGGTCGCCAGCGTGATCAACGCCTATACCACGGCCGACATAGAAACTGCCAGGGTTATCGTCAAGATGGAAGACGAAATTGACGGCCTTTACAGGCAGTGCTTCGACAGGCTGGTAGAGATCATAAAAAAAGAACCGGGCAAGGCCGAGATGGCCATCCAGCTCCTGTTTGCCGGGCACTGCCTGGAAAGGATCGCCGACCACGCCACTAATATCGGGGAGTCAATTCTATACATGGTCACCGGCCGGCGGACCGATTTAAACGACTAA
- the PstB gene encoding ABC-type phosphate transport system, ATPase component, translating into MSVSRISVRNLNLYYKEFQALKNINMEITANNVTALIGPSGCGKSTFLRTLNRMNDLIEGVRVEGTVLLDGHDIYGPDVDVAGLRKRVGMVFQKPNPFPMSVYDNVAYGPRIHGERNKRRLDQIVENSLRGAALWDEVRDRLHKSALGLSGGQQQRLCIARLLAVEPEVLLMDEPTSALDPMATMKIEELLSVLKKNYTIVIVTHNMQQAARVSDATAFFLNGELVEYGDTEEIFTRPADQRTEDYITGRFG; encoded by the coding sequence ATGTCAGTTAGCAGAATTTCCGTTCGAAATCTAAATTTATATTATAAAGAATTTCAGGCTTTGAAGAATATTAATATGGAAATTACCGCTAACAACGTTACCGCCTTGATCGGCCCTTCCGGCTGCGGGAAATCCACCTTTTTGCGCACGCTGAACCGCATGAACGATTTAATCGAGGGGGTAAGAGTTGAAGGTACCGTACTCCTGGACGGGCATGACATCTACGGGCCGGATGTAGACGTGGCCGGTTTAAGAAAAAGGGTGGGCATGGTTTTTCAAAAGCCAAACCCTTTCCCCATGTCAGTATATGACAATGTCGCCTACGGCCCGCGCATTCACGGCGAAAGAAACAAGCGCAGGCTGGACCAAATAGTTGAAAATAGCCTGCGCGGAGCAGCGCTTTGGGACGAAGTGCGCGACCGCTTGCACAAGTCCGCTCTTGGCCTCTCTGGGGGGCAGCAGCAGCGTTTGTGCATTGCCAGGCTGCTGGCAGTAGAACCAGAGGTGCTTTTAATGGACGAGCCTACTTCCGCGCTCGACCCCATGGCTACCATGAAAATAGAGGAGTTGTTAAGTGTTTTAAAGAAGAACTACACCATTGTAATCGTTACGCACAACATGCAGCAGGCCGCCCGGGTATCCGACGCCACCGCCTTCTTCCTAAACGGCGAACTGGTGGAGTACGGAGATACCGAGGAAATATTCACAAGGCCGGCGGACCAGCGGACGGAGGACTACATCACCGGCCGGTTCGGGTAA